A window of the Gossypium hirsutum isolate 1008001.06 chromosome A05, Gossypium_hirsutum_v2.1, whole genome shotgun sequence genome harbors these coding sequences:
- the LOC107959558 gene encoding probable sucrose-phosphate synthase 4 isoform X3 — MCWRIWHLARKKKQIAWNDARRLAKRRLEREQGRNDAADDLSELSEGEKEKCDPDVSEPIKNLSRINSDTQIWFDTDKSKHLYIVLISMHGLVRGENMELGRDSDTGGQVKYVVELARALANTKGVDRVDLLTRQITSPEVDSSYGEPIEMLSCPSHATGSCGAYIIRIPSGPRDKYIAKESLWPHIPEFVDGALNHIVNMARALGDQLNGGKPTWPYVIHGHYADAGEVAAHLSGALNVPMVLTGHSLGRNKFEQLLKQGRLSKEAINATYKIMRRIEGEELGLDAAEMVVTSTMQEIEEQWGLYDGFDLKLERKLRVRRRRGVSCLGRYMPRMVVIPPGMDFSYVTTQDSLENDGDLMSLLGSDDRAQNKTHLPQIWSEITILALMQIMRFFTNPHKPTILALSRPDPKKNVTTLLKAFGECQLLRELANLTLILGNRDDIEDMSNSSSVVLTTVLKLIDRFDLYGQVAYPKHHKQSEVPEIYRLAAKTKGVFINPALVEPFGLTLIEAAAYGLPVVATKNGGPVDILKVLNNGLLVDPHDQNAIADALLKLVADKNLWAECRKNGLRNIHRFSWTEHCRNYLSRVEHCRNRHPTNRLEIMTIPEEPMSDSLRDVEDISLRFSIEGDIKLNGEIDAAARQKKIVEAFTRMASLNSNTGIVYSPGRRQMLFVIAADCYDSNGETTETFQAMIMNVMKDAGLCFGLGKIGFVLLTGSSFRETMQALSCCPVNIEDFDALVCNSGSEMYYPWKDMVADTDYEAHMAYRWPGENVRSMAMRLARTEDGAEDDITEYVAACSSRCYSYSIKPGAKTRRIDDLRQRLRMRGFRCNLVYTRAASRLNVVPLFASRIQALRYLSIRWAIDVSKVVLFVGEKGDTDYEDLFGGLHKTIVLKGTVAYGSGKLLRNEDNFKREDAVDQGNPNIKFVETSEGQNIAGALVAIGIK, encoded by the exons ATGTGCTGGCGCATTTGGCATCTTGCCCGCAAAAAGAAAcag ATAGCATGGAATGATGCACGAAGGCTAGCGAAACGACGACTGGAACGCGAGCAAGGTCGTAACGACGCCGCGGATGACTTGTCGGAGCTGTCCGAAGGTGAGAAAGAAAAATGTGATCCCGATGTTTCGGAACCAATCAAGAACTTGTCGAGGATCAACTCCGACACCCAAATTTGGTTTGACACTGACAAGTCTAAACATCTCTACATTGTCTTGATCAG CATGCATGGGCTGGTCCGTGGAGAaaacatggaacttggaagggatTCTGATACAGGTGGGCAGGTGAAATACGTAGTTGAACTTGCTCGTGCTTTAGCAAACACCAAAGGGGTTGATCGAGTGGATCTGCTGACCCGACAAATCACCTCACCCGAGGTTGATTCCAGCTATGGCGAGCCTATAGAGATGTTGTCCTGCCCCTCCCATGCTACTGGAAGTTGTGGAGCCTACATTATCCGCATTCCTAGTGGTCCTCGTGACAA GTACATAGCCAAAGAGTCTCTTTGGCCTCATATTCCTGAATTCGTTGATGGGGCTCTAAACCACATTGTGAATATGGCGAGGGCTCTGGGTGACCAACTCAATGGAGGGAAACCTACATGGCCTTACGTGATCCATGGCCATTATGCCGATGCTGGAGAGGTGGCAGCACACTTGTCCGGGGCCTTAAATGTACCTATGGTTCTAACAGGCCACTCTCTTGGCCGGAACAAGTTTGAACAACTGCTCAAACAAGGAAGGCTGTCTAAGGAAGCCATAAATGCCACATACAAGATAATGAGGAGGATCGAAGGGGAAGAGTTGGGGCTGGATGCTGCTGAAATGGTGGTAACTAGCACAATGCAAGAGATAGAAGAGCAATGGGGATTATATGATGGCTTTGATCTTAAGTTAGAAAGGAAGCTTAGAGTCAGGAGACGACGCGGAGTGAGTTGCCTCGGACGATACATGCCAAGGATGGTG GTAATACCTCCTGGCATGGACTTCAGCTACGTTACAACACAAGATTCGTTGGAAAATGATGGCGACCTCATGTCGTTGCTTGGATCCGACGACAGAGCTCAAAACAAAACACATCTACCTCAAATATGGTCCGAG ATAACCATACTCGCATTGATGCAGATAATGCGTTTCTTCACAAATCCGCACAAGCCGACCATACTTGCATTGTCTCGTCCAGACCCCAAGAAAAACGTTACTACGTTACTCAAGGCTTTTGGAGAGTGCCAGCTCCTCCGAGAATTGGCCAACCTG ACATTGATACTTGGAAACAGAGATGATATTGAAGACATGTCCAATAGCAGCTCAGTAGTGCTGACGACTGTACTAAAACTCATCGATAGATTTGACCTGTACGGTCAAGTGGCCTATCCCAAGCATCACAAACAATCAGAAGTTCCTGAGATTTATCGCTTAGCTGCCAAGACCAAA GGAGTTTTCATCAACCCAGCTCTTGTGGAACCATTTGGTCTTACTCTCATTGAG GCAGCAGCTTATGGCCTACCTGTTGTTGCCACCAAAAATGGTGGACCAGTGGACATCTTGAAG GTACTTAACAATGGCCTCCTAGTTGACCCACATGATCAAAATGCCATAGCAGATGCCCTCCTCAAGCTTGTGGCCGACAAGAATCTATGGGCTGAATGCCGAAAAAATGGCCTGAGAAACATACACCGCTTTTCATGGACAGAACACTGTCGTAACTACCTCTCACGTGTCGAACATTGCAGGAATCGCCACCCTACTAACCGTCTTGAGATCATGACAATTCCTGAAGAACCAATGAGTGATTCTTTACGGGATGTGGAAGACATATCTCTTAGATTCTCCATAGAGGGAGATATCAAACTCAATGGAGAGATCGATGCAGCAGCTAGACAGAAGAAAATTGTTGAAGCCTTTACTCGAATGGCTTCTTTAAACAGCAACACCGGCATTGTTTACAGTCCTGGTAGAAGACAGATGCTATTCGTAATAGCAGCTGATTGCTATGATAGTAATGGAGAAACTACAGAGACCTTTCAAGCAATGATCATGAATGTGATGAAAGATGCAGGCTTATGTTTCGGCTTAGGAAAGATAGGCTTTGTATTGCTAACCGGGTCAAGTTTCAGAGAGACCATGCAAGCATTAAGTTGTTGTCCGGTTAACATTGAAGATTTTGATGCACTGGTCTGTAATAGTGGAAGTGAAATGTACTATCCATGGAAGGACATGGTGGCAGATACGGACTATGAAGCTCACATGGCGTACAGATGGCCAGGTGAAAACGTGAGGTCAATGGCAATGAGGCTTGCTAGGACCGAAGACGGAGCAGAGGATGACATCACAGAGTATGTAGCTGCATGTAGTTCCAGATGCTACTCTTATAGCATCAAACCTGGTGCAAAG ACTCGAAGAATAGATGACCTTCGCCAAAGGCTTCGTATGAGAGGCTTTCGATGCAACCTTGTCTACACTCGCGCAGCTTCAAGGCTAAATGTGGTGCCATTATTTGCATCAAGAATTCAAGCACTAAG GTATCTTTCAATAAGGTGGGCAATTGATGTTTCCAAAGTGGTCTTATTCGTTGGGGAGAAAGGGGATACAGACTATGAGGACCTGTTTGGTGGCCTACACAAGACCATTGTTTTGAAAGGTACCGTAGCGTACGGCAGCGGGAAGCTCCTTCGTAATGAAGACAATTTCAAAAGAGAAGATGCAGTGGATCAAGGCAACCCTAACATCAAGTTTGTAGAGACCAGTGAAGGCCAGAATATAGCAGGAGCTTTGGTCGCTATAGGGATCAAATAA
- the LOC107959558 gene encoding probable sucrose-phosphate synthase 4 isoform X2, translated as MAGNEWINSYLEAILDAGSSTKKRDDYVKLIKDAKFQHDNKQHQQQQQQLLKEEKPFSTTRYFVEEVITSFDESDLYRTWVKVIATRNSRERNNRLENMCWRIWHLARKKKQIAWNDARRLAKRRLEREQGRNDAADDLSELSEGEKEKCDPDVSEPIKNLSRINSDTQIWFDTDKSKHLYIVLISMHGLVRGENMELGRDSDTGGQVKYVVELARALANTKGVDRVDLLTRQITSPEVDSSYGEPIEMLSCPSHATGSCGAYIIRIPSGPRDKYIAKESLWPHIPEFVDGALNHIVNMARALGDQLNGGKPTWPYVIHGHYADAGEVAAHLSGALNVPMVLTGHSLGRNKFEQLLKQGRLSKEAINATYKIMRRIEGEELGLDAAEMVVTSTMQEIEEQWGLYDGFDLKLERKLRVRRRRGVSCLGRYMPRMVVIPPGMDFSYVTTQDSLENDGDLMSLLGSDDRAQNKTHLPQIWSEIMRFFTNPHKPTILALSRPDPKKNVTTLLKAFGECQLLRELANLTLILGNRDDIEDMSNSSSVVLTTVLKLIDRFDLYGQVAYPKHHKQSEVPEIYRLAAKTKGVFINPALVEPFGLTLIEAAAYGLPVVATKNGGPVDILKVLNNGLLVDPHDQNAIADALLKLVADKNLWAECRKNGLRNIHRFSWTEHCRNYLSRVEHCRNRHPTNRLEIMTIPEEPMSDSLRDVEDISLRFSIEGDIKLNGEIDAAARQKKIVEAFTRMASLNSNTGIVYSPGRRQMLFVIAADCYDSNGETTETFQAMIMNVMKDAGLCFGLGKIGFVLLTGSSFRETMQALSCCPVNIEDFDALVCNSGSEMYYPWKDMVADTDYEAHMAYRWPGENVRSMAMRLARTEDGAEDDITEYVAACSSRCYSYSIKPGAKTRRIDDLRQRLRMRGFRCNLVYTRAASRLNVVPLFASRIQALRYLSIRWAIDVSKVVLFVGEKGDTDYEDLFGGLHKTIVLKGTVAYGSGKLLRNEDNFKREDAVDQGNPNIKFVETSEGQNIAGALVAIGIK; from the exons ATGGCAGGAAATGAGTGGATAAATAGCTACTTGGAAGCTATTCTGGATGCAGGAAGCAGCACTAAGAAGAGGGATGATTATGTGAAGCTGATCAAGGACGCCAAATTCCAACATGATAATAAGCAACACCAACAGCAACAGCAGCAGCTCCTGAAAGAAGAGAAGCCCTTTAGTACCACCAGGTACTTCGTGGAAGAAGTCATTACCAGCTTTGACGAATCTGACCTCTACCGGACATGGGTTAAG GTAATAGCAACAAGGAATAGCCGTGAACGCAATAACCGGCTTGAGAATATGTGCTGGCGCATTTGGCATCTTGCCCGCAAAAAGAAAcag ATAGCATGGAATGATGCACGAAGGCTAGCGAAACGACGACTGGAACGCGAGCAAGGTCGTAACGACGCCGCGGATGACTTGTCGGAGCTGTCCGAAGGTGAGAAAGAAAAATGTGATCCCGATGTTTCGGAACCAATCAAGAACTTGTCGAGGATCAACTCCGACACCCAAATTTGGTTTGACACTGACAAGTCTAAACATCTCTACATTGTCTTGATCAG CATGCATGGGCTGGTCCGTGGAGAaaacatggaacttggaagggatTCTGATACAGGTGGGCAGGTGAAATACGTAGTTGAACTTGCTCGTGCTTTAGCAAACACCAAAGGGGTTGATCGAGTGGATCTGCTGACCCGACAAATCACCTCACCCGAGGTTGATTCCAGCTATGGCGAGCCTATAGAGATGTTGTCCTGCCCCTCCCATGCTACTGGAAGTTGTGGAGCCTACATTATCCGCATTCCTAGTGGTCCTCGTGACAA GTACATAGCCAAAGAGTCTCTTTGGCCTCATATTCCTGAATTCGTTGATGGGGCTCTAAACCACATTGTGAATATGGCGAGGGCTCTGGGTGACCAACTCAATGGAGGGAAACCTACATGGCCTTACGTGATCCATGGCCATTATGCCGATGCTGGAGAGGTGGCAGCACACTTGTCCGGGGCCTTAAATGTACCTATGGTTCTAACAGGCCACTCTCTTGGCCGGAACAAGTTTGAACAACTGCTCAAACAAGGAAGGCTGTCTAAGGAAGCCATAAATGCCACATACAAGATAATGAGGAGGATCGAAGGGGAAGAGTTGGGGCTGGATGCTGCTGAAATGGTGGTAACTAGCACAATGCAAGAGATAGAAGAGCAATGGGGATTATATGATGGCTTTGATCTTAAGTTAGAAAGGAAGCTTAGAGTCAGGAGACGACGCGGAGTGAGTTGCCTCGGACGATACATGCCAAGGATGGTG GTAATACCTCCTGGCATGGACTTCAGCTACGTTACAACACAAGATTCGTTGGAAAATGATGGCGACCTCATGTCGTTGCTTGGATCCGACGACAGAGCTCAAAACAAAACACATCTACCTCAAATATGGTCCGAG ATAATGCGTTTCTTCACAAATCCGCACAAGCCGACCATACTTGCATTGTCTCGTCCAGACCCCAAGAAAAACGTTACTACGTTACTCAAGGCTTTTGGAGAGTGCCAGCTCCTCCGAGAATTGGCCAACCTG ACATTGATACTTGGAAACAGAGATGATATTGAAGACATGTCCAATAGCAGCTCAGTAGTGCTGACGACTGTACTAAAACTCATCGATAGATTTGACCTGTACGGTCAAGTGGCCTATCCCAAGCATCACAAACAATCAGAAGTTCCTGAGATTTATCGCTTAGCTGCCAAGACCAAA GGAGTTTTCATCAACCCAGCTCTTGTGGAACCATTTGGTCTTACTCTCATTGAG GCAGCAGCTTATGGCCTACCTGTTGTTGCCACCAAAAATGGTGGACCAGTGGACATCTTGAAG GTACTTAACAATGGCCTCCTAGTTGACCCACATGATCAAAATGCCATAGCAGATGCCCTCCTCAAGCTTGTGGCCGACAAGAATCTATGGGCTGAATGCCGAAAAAATGGCCTGAGAAACATACACCGCTTTTCATGGACAGAACACTGTCGTAACTACCTCTCACGTGTCGAACATTGCAGGAATCGCCACCCTACTAACCGTCTTGAGATCATGACAATTCCTGAAGAACCAATGAGTGATTCTTTACGGGATGTGGAAGACATATCTCTTAGATTCTCCATAGAGGGAGATATCAAACTCAATGGAGAGATCGATGCAGCAGCTAGACAGAAGAAAATTGTTGAAGCCTTTACTCGAATGGCTTCTTTAAACAGCAACACCGGCATTGTTTACAGTCCTGGTAGAAGACAGATGCTATTCGTAATAGCAGCTGATTGCTATGATAGTAATGGAGAAACTACAGAGACCTTTCAAGCAATGATCATGAATGTGATGAAAGATGCAGGCTTATGTTTCGGCTTAGGAAAGATAGGCTTTGTATTGCTAACCGGGTCAAGTTTCAGAGAGACCATGCAAGCATTAAGTTGTTGTCCGGTTAACATTGAAGATTTTGATGCACTGGTCTGTAATAGTGGAAGTGAAATGTACTATCCATGGAAGGACATGGTGGCAGATACGGACTATGAAGCTCACATGGCGTACAGATGGCCAGGTGAAAACGTGAGGTCAATGGCAATGAGGCTTGCTAGGACCGAAGACGGAGCAGAGGATGACATCACAGAGTATGTAGCTGCATGTAGTTCCAGATGCTACTCTTATAGCATCAAACCTGGTGCAAAG ACTCGAAGAATAGATGACCTTCGCCAAAGGCTTCGTATGAGAGGCTTTCGATGCAACCTTGTCTACACTCGCGCAGCTTCAAGGCTAAATGTGGTGCCATTATTTGCATCAAGAATTCAAGCACTAAG GTATCTTTCAATAAGGTGGGCAATTGATGTTTCCAAAGTGGTCTTATTCGTTGGGGAGAAAGGGGATACAGACTATGAGGACCTGTTTGGTGGCCTACACAAGACCATTGTTTTGAAAGGTACCGTAGCGTACGGCAGCGGGAAGCTCCTTCGTAATGAAGACAATTTCAAAAGAGAAGATGCAGTGGATCAAGGCAACCCTAACATCAAGTTTGTAGAGACCAGTGAAGGCCAGAATATAGCAGGAGCTTTGGTCGCTATAGGGATCAAATAA
- the LOC107959558 gene encoding probable sucrose-phosphate synthase 4 isoform X1, with product MAGNEWINSYLEAILDAGSSTKKRDDYVKLIKDAKFQHDNKQHQQQQQQLLKEEKPFSTTRYFVEEVITSFDESDLYRTWVKVIATRNSRERNNRLENMCWRIWHLARKKKQIAWNDARRLAKRRLEREQGRNDAADDLSELSEGEKEKCDPDVSEPIKNLSRINSDTQIWFDTDKSKHLYIVLISMHGLVRGENMELGRDSDTGGQVKYVVELARALANTKGVDRVDLLTRQITSPEVDSSYGEPIEMLSCPSHATGSCGAYIIRIPSGPRDKYIAKESLWPHIPEFVDGALNHIVNMARALGDQLNGGKPTWPYVIHGHYADAGEVAAHLSGALNVPMVLTGHSLGRNKFEQLLKQGRLSKEAINATYKIMRRIEGEELGLDAAEMVVTSTMQEIEEQWGLYDGFDLKLERKLRVRRRRGVSCLGRYMPRMVVIPPGMDFSYVTTQDSLENDGDLMSLLGSDDRAQNKTHLPQIWSEITILALMQIMRFFTNPHKPTILALSRPDPKKNVTTLLKAFGECQLLRELANLTLILGNRDDIEDMSNSSSVVLTTVLKLIDRFDLYGQVAYPKHHKQSEVPEIYRLAAKTKGVFINPALVEPFGLTLIEAAAYGLPVVATKNGGPVDILKVLNNGLLVDPHDQNAIADALLKLVADKNLWAECRKNGLRNIHRFSWTEHCRNYLSRVEHCRNRHPTNRLEIMTIPEEPMSDSLRDVEDISLRFSIEGDIKLNGEIDAAARQKKIVEAFTRMASLNSNTGIVYSPGRRQMLFVIAADCYDSNGETTETFQAMIMNVMKDAGLCFGLGKIGFVLLTGSSFRETMQALSCCPVNIEDFDALVCNSGSEMYYPWKDMVADTDYEAHMAYRWPGENVRSMAMRLARTEDGAEDDITEYVAACSSRCYSYSIKPGAKTRRIDDLRQRLRMRGFRCNLVYTRAASRLNVVPLFASRIQALRYLSIRWAIDVSKVVLFVGEKGDTDYEDLFGGLHKTIVLKGTVAYGSGKLLRNEDNFKREDAVDQGNPNIKFVETSEGQNIAGALVAIGIK from the exons ATGGCAGGAAATGAGTGGATAAATAGCTACTTGGAAGCTATTCTGGATGCAGGAAGCAGCACTAAGAAGAGGGATGATTATGTGAAGCTGATCAAGGACGCCAAATTCCAACATGATAATAAGCAACACCAACAGCAACAGCAGCAGCTCCTGAAAGAAGAGAAGCCCTTTAGTACCACCAGGTACTTCGTGGAAGAAGTCATTACCAGCTTTGACGAATCTGACCTCTACCGGACATGGGTTAAG GTAATAGCAACAAGGAATAGCCGTGAACGCAATAACCGGCTTGAGAATATGTGCTGGCGCATTTGGCATCTTGCCCGCAAAAAGAAAcag ATAGCATGGAATGATGCACGAAGGCTAGCGAAACGACGACTGGAACGCGAGCAAGGTCGTAACGACGCCGCGGATGACTTGTCGGAGCTGTCCGAAGGTGAGAAAGAAAAATGTGATCCCGATGTTTCGGAACCAATCAAGAACTTGTCGAGGATCAACTCCGACACCCAAATTTGGTTTGACACTGACAAGTCTAAACATCTCTACATTGTCTTGATCAG CATGCATGGGCTGGTCCGTGGAGAaaacatggaacttggaagggatTCTGATACAGGTGGGCAGGTGAAATACGTAGTTGAACTTGCTCGTGCTTTAGCAAACACCAAAGGGGTTGATCGAGTGGATCTGCTGACCCGACAAATCACCTCACCCGAGGTTGATTCCAGCTATGGCGAGCCTATAGAGATGTTGTCCTGCCCCTCCCATGCTACTGGAAGTTGTGGAGCCTACATTATCCGCATTCCTAGTGGTCCTCGTGACAA GTACATAGCCAAAGAGTCTCTTTGGCCTCATATTCCTGAATTCGTTGATGGGGCTCTAAACCACATTGTGAATATGGCGAGGGCTCTGGGTGACCAACTCAATGGAGGGAAACCTACATGGCCTTACGTGATCCATGGCCATTATGCCGATGCTGGAGAGGTGGCAGCACACTTGTCCGGGGCCTTAAATGTACCTATGGTTCTAACAGGCCACTCTCTTGGCCGGAACAAGTTTGAACAACTGCTCAAACAAGGAAGGCTGTCTAAGGAAGCCATAAATGCCACATACAAGATAATGAGGAGGATCGAAGGGGAAGAGTTGGGGCTGGATGCTGCTGAAATGGTGGTAACTAGCACAATGCAAGAGATAGAAGAGCAATGGGGATTATATGATGGCTTTGATCTTAAGTTAGAAAGGAAGCTTAGAGTCAGGAGACGACGCGGAGTGAGTTGCCTCGGACGATACATGCCAAGGATGGTG GTAATACCTCCTGGCATGGACTTCAGCTACGTTACAACACAAGATTCGTTGGAAAATGATGGCGACCTCATGTCGTTGCTTGGATCCGACGACAGAGCTCAAAACAAAACACATCTACCTCAAATATGGTCCGAG ATAACCATACTCGCATTGATGCAGATAATGCGTTTCTTCACAAATCCGCACAAGCCGACCATACTTGCATTGTCTCGTCCAGACCCCAAGAAAAACGTTACTACGTTACTCAAGGCTTTTGGAGAGTGCCAGCTCCTCCGAGAATTGGCCAACCTG ACATTGATACTTGGAAACAGAGATGATATTGAAGACATGTCCAATAGCAGCTCAGTAGTGCTGACGACTGTACTAAAACTCATCGATAGATTTGACCTGTACGGTCAAGTGGCCTATCCCAAGCATCACAAACAATCAGAAGTTCCTGAGATTTATCGCTTAGCTGCCAAGACCAAA GGAGTTTTCATCAACCCAGCTCTTGTGGAACCATTTGGTCTTACTCTCATTGAG GCAGCAGCTTATGGCCTACCTGTTGTTGCCACCAAAAATGGTGGACCAGTGGACATCTTGAAG GTACTTAACAATGGCCTCCTAGTTGACCCACATGATCAAAATGCCATAGCAGATGCCCTCCTCAAGCTTGTGGCCGACAAGAATCTATGGGCTGAATGCCGAAAAAATGGCCTGAGAAACATACACCGCTTTTCATGGACAGAACACTGTCGTAACTACCTCTCACGTGTCGAACATTGCAGGAATCGCCACCCTACTAACCGTCTTGAGATCATGACAATTCCTGAAGAACCAATGAGTGATTCTTTACGGGATGTGGAAGACATATCTCTTAGATTCTCCATAGAGGGAGATATCAAACTCAATGGAGAGATCGATGCAGCAGCTAGACAGAAGAAAATTGTTGAAGCCTTTACTCGAATGGCTTCTTTAAACAGCAACACCGGCATTGTTTACAGTCCTGGTAGAAGACAGATGCTATTCGTAATAGCAGCTGATTGCTATGATAGTAATGGAGAAACTACAGAGACCTTTCAAGCAATGATCATGAATGTGATGAAAGATGCAGGCTTATGTTTCGGCTTAGGAAAGATAGGCTTTGTATTGCTAACCGGGTCAAGTTTCAGAGAGACCATGCAAGCATTAAGTTGTTGTCCGGTTAACATTGAAGATTTTGATGCACTGGTCTGTAATAGTGGAAGTGAAATGTACTATCCATGGAAGGACATGGTGGCAGATACGGACTATGAAGCTCACATGGCGTACAGATGGCCAGGTGAAAACGTGAGGTCAATGGCAATGAGGCTTGCTAGGACCGAAGACGGAGCAGAGGATGACATCACAGAGTATGTAGCTGCATGTAGTTCCAGATGCTACTCTTATAGCATCAAACCTGGTGCAAAG ACTCGAAGAATAGATGACCTTCGCCAAAGGCTTCGTATGAGAGGCTTTCGATGCAACCTTGTCTACACTCGCGCAGCTTCAAGGCTAAATGTGGTGCCATTATTTGCATCAAGAATTCAAGCACTAAG GTATCTTTCAATAAGGTGGGCAATTGATGTTTCCAAAGTGGTCTTATTCGTTGGGGAGAAAGGGGATACAGACTATGAGGACCTGTTTGGTGGCCTACACAAGACCATTGTTTTGAAAGGTACCGTAGCGTACGGCAGCGGGAAGCTCCTTCGTAATGAAGACAATTTCAAAAGAGAAGATGCAGTGGATCAAGGCAACCCTAACATCAAGTTTGTAGAGACCAGTGAAGGCCAGAATATAGCAGGAGCTTTGGTCGCTATAGGGATCAAATAA
- the LOC107959556 gene encoding chlorophyll a-b binding protein CP26, chloroplastic, translating to MASLAASTAAASLGVSEMLGNPLNFSGGARSSAPTPSNSSTFKTVALFSKKKAAPPKPKAAAVAPADEELAKWYGPDRRIFLPEGLLDRSEIPEYLNGEVPGDYGYDPFGLSKKPEDFAKYQAYELIHARWAMLGAAGFIIPEAFNKFGANCGPEAVWFKTGALLLDGNTLNYFGKNIPINLVVAVVAEVVLVGGAEYYRIINGLDLEDKLHPGGPFDPLGLAKDPDQAALLKVKEIKNGRLAMFAMLGFFLQAYVTGEGPVENLSKHLSDPFGNNLLTVIAGTAERAPTL from the exons ATGGCCTCATTAGCAGCCTCCACCGCTGCCGCCTCCCTTGGCGTCTCTGAAATGCTTGGTAACCCTCTGAATTTCAGTGGTGGAGCTAGGTCATCGGCTCCAACACCATCCAACTCATCCACTTTCAAGACCGTTGCTCTTTTCTCCAAGAAGAAGGCCGCTCCTCCAAAGCCCAAGGCTGCTGCTGTCGCCCCGGCCGATGAAGAGCTGGCTAAGTGGTACG GTCCGGACAGAAGGATTTTCTTGCCTGAAGGTCTGTTAGACAGATCGGAGATCCCAGAGTACTTGAACGGAGAAGTTCCCGGAGA CTATGGATACGATCCGTTTGGTCTGAGCAAGAAGCCAGAAGACTTTGCAAA ATATCAAGCATATGAGTTGATACACGCAAGGTGGGCAATGCTTGGTGCTGCAGGGTTCATCATCCCTGAAGCCTTTAACAAATTTGGTGCCAACTGTGGCCCTGAAGCCGTTTGGTTCAAG ACCGGAGCTCTTCTCTTGGACGGTAACACCTTGAACTACTTCGGGAAGAACATCCCCATCAACCTTGTGGTGGCTGTCGTTGCCGAAGTCGTCCTTGTTGGTGGTGCTGAATATTACAGAATCATCAATGGCTTG GATTTGGAGGACAAGCTTCACCCTGGGGGACCATTTGACCCACTTGGGTTAGCCAAGGATCCAGACCAGGCTGCTTTGCTGAAGGTGAAAGAGATAAAAAACGGTAGACTCGCGATGTTCGCCATGCTCGGTTTCTTCTTACAAGCTTATGTGACCGGAGAAGGTCCGGTGGAGAACCTTTCGAAGCACCTGAGCGATCCTTTTGGCAACAACTTGCTCACGGTCATTGCTGGAACTGCTGAAAGAGCTCCCACCCTCTGA